From one Agathobaculum sp. NTUH-O15-33 genomic stretch:
- a CDS encoding response regulator transcription factor yields MEKLKILIVDDDHEIVDSIAIFLQADGYEIEKAYNGLEALDIIMTRPVHLLLLDIMMPELDGIKTLLKVRESKNIPIILISAKSEDADKILGLTAGADDYITKPFNPSELVARVKSQLRRYTQLGAMQVTEKQIAIRGLVLDTESKTASVDGEEVRLTPLEYKILELLCRHPGRVFSTEEIYRQVWNEEAVSDNAIAVHIRHIREKIEINPKEPRYLKVVWGVGYKIERNE; encoded by the coding sequence ATGGAGAAATTAAAGATCCTGATCGTGGACGACGATCACGAGATCGTCGATAGCATTGCGATCTTTTTGCAGGCGGACGGCTACGAGATCGAAAAGGCATATAACGGGCTGGAAGCGCTGGACATCATCATGACCAGACCGGTGCATTTGCTGCTGCTTGATATCATGATGCCGGAGCTGGATGGCATCAAAACGCTGCTCAAGGTACGGGAAAGCAAAAATATTCCAATCATTCTGATCTCCGCAAAATCGGAGGACGCGGATAAGATCTTAGGGCTGACCGCCGGAGCGGACGATTACATCACAAAACCCTTTAATCCGTCCGAATTGGTCGCGCGGGTCAAGAGCCAGCTGCGCCGCTATACCCAGCTTGGCGCAATGCAGGTGACGGAAAAACAGATCGCCATTCGAGGCCTTGTGCTGGATACGGAAAGCAAAACGGCCTCGGTGGATGGGGAAGAGGTGCGGCTGACGCCGCTGGAATACAAAATTTTGGAGCTGCTCTGCCGCCACCCCGGGCGCGTGTTCTCAACCGAGGAGATCTACCGGCAGGTGTGGAACGAGGAAGCGGTTTCCGACAACGCGATCGCGGTGCACATCCGCCATATTCGTGAGAAGATCGAGATCAACCCCAAGGAGCCCCGCTACTTAAAGGTCGTCTGGGGCGTCGGCTACAAGATAGAGAGGAACGAGTGA
- a CDS encoding EamA family transporter, with protein MSGRGEKSARIVFFFSAFSTLATLPFLIFDYHPMTLWQTACLLGAGLAATLGQFGVTLAYAHAPAKEISVFDYTQVLFAALLGFMLFGQIPDLLSAIGYVVICGVSVLMFFYNRMLESQTEAREKG; from the coding sequence CTGTCGGGGCGGGGCGAAAAGAGCGCGCGGATCGTGTTTTTCTTTTCTGCCTTTTCCACGCTGGCAACGCTGCCGTTTTTGATATTTGACTATCACCCGATGACGCTTTGGCAAACGGCCTGCCTGCTCGGCGCGGGCCTTGCCGCGACATTGGGACAGTTCGGCGTAACGCTGGCCTACGCGCACGCCCCGGCCAAGGAAATATCGGTGTTTGATTATACGCAGGTGCTGTTTGCGGCGCTGCTGGGCTTTATGCTGTTCGGGCAGATACCGGACCTGCTGAGCGCGATCGGCTATGTGGTGATCTGCGGCGTATCGGTCCTGATGTTTTTCTATAACCGCATGCTGGAAAGCCAGACAGAAGCGCGCGAAAAGGGATAA
- a CDS encoding EamA family transporter, with protein MLSKKSKAIGFILLSAFGFAAMNALVRLAGDLPFTQKAFFRNCVAMIFAGFVLKRNGVGFRWGKGNLPLLTLRAVCGTLGIFCNFYAVDHLLLADANILNKMSPFFAILFSLALLRERANLVQYGAVLAAFGARAADHQARFFLGGIPGAGRSGGRHGGGRGLYGGTRAVGAGRKERADRVFLFCLFHAGNAAVFDI; from the coding sequence ATGTTATCAAAGAAAAGCAAGGCCATTGGTTTTATCCTGCTGTCCGCTTTTGGGTTTGCCGCGATGAACGCGCTGGTCCGTCTGGCGGGCGACCTGCCGTTTACGCAAAAGGCTTTTTTCCGCAACTGCGTTGCGATGATATTCGCGGGCTTCGTGCTGAAACGCAACGGCGTGGGGTTCCGCTGGGGAAAAGGCAATCTTCCGCTGCTGACCTTGCGCGCCGTGTGCGGTACGCTCGGCATTTTCTGCAATTTCTACGCGGTGGACCATCTGCTGTTGGCGGATGCCAATATTCTAAATAAAATGTCGCCCTTTTTCGCCATCCTGTTTTCGCTGGCGCTGCTGCGGGAGCGCGCGAATTTGGTGCAGTACGGCGCGGTGCTCGCGGCTTTTGGGGCGCGCGCTGCTGATCATCAAGCCCGGTTTTTCCTCGGCGGTATTCCCGGCGCTGGTCGGTCTGGCGGGCGGCATGGCGGCGGGCGCGGCCTATACGGCGGTACGCGCGCTGTCGGGGCGGGGCGAAAAGAGCGCGCGGATCGTGTTTTTCTTTTCTGCCTTTTCCACGCTGGCAACGCTGCCGTTTTTGATATTTGA
- the hslO gene encoding Hsp33 family molecular chaperone HslO, producing the protein MSDTLLRALTRNAGIQIVAARTTGLVERAREIHGTLPLGSAALGRTLTASAMLGSQLKVEDGSVTVQIRGNGPLGAIVCVGDSDGFVRGYLQNPACDLPLREDGKLDVGGGVGRGYLMVIKDIGLKDPVTGTVALTNGEIAADLTRYFAESEQIPSACALGVLVDTDQSIKAAGGYLVQLMPGVRNEDIDRLEKNLAQIRPVSALLAEGQTLEQIIEQVLDGFDVEFLQTSEIGYRCGCSRHKVERALISMGRDELKKMADEQEKSEVTCQFCDKIYAFTREELQDLLTQAES; encoded by the coding sequence ATGAGCGATACTTTATTGCGCGCTTTGACCCGCAACGCGGGCATTCAGATCGTTGCCGCCCGCACGACCGGGCTGGTGGAGCGCGCGCGCGAAATACATGGGACCCTGCCGCTGGGCTCTGCGGCGCTTGGCCGCACGCTGACCGCTTCCGCTATGCTGGGCAGCCAGCTCAAGGTGGAGGACGGCTCGGTGACCGTGCAGATCAGAGGTAACGGCCCGCTGGGCGCGATCGTCTGCGTGGGCGATTCGGACGGGTTTGTGCGCGGCTATCTGCAAAATCCGGCCTGCGACCTACCCCTGCGGGAGGATGGCAAGCTGGACGTGGGCGGCGGCGTGGGCCGCGGCTATCTGATGGTGATTAAGGATATTGGGCTAAAGGACCCTGTGACCGGCACGGTCGCGCTGACAAACGGTGAGATCGCCGCCGACCTGACGCGCTACTTTGCGGAGAGTGAGCAGATTCCCTCCGCCTGTGCGCTGGGCGTTTTGGTGGACACCGATCAGTCGATCAAGGCGGCGGGCGGTTATTTGGTGCAGCTGATGCCCGGTGTGCGGAACGAGGACATCGACCGGCTGGAAAAAAACCTTGCGCAGATCCGCCCGGTCAGCGCGCTGCTTGCAGAAGGGCAGACGCTCGAGCAGATCATAGAGCAAGTGTTGGACGGCTTTGACGTGGAGTTTTTACAGACAAGTGAAATCGGCTATCGTTGTGGGTGCAGCAGGCATAAAGTAGAACGCGCGCTTATCAGCATGGGCCGTGACGAACTGAAAAAAATGGCGGACGAACAGGAAAAAAGTGAGGTTACTTGCCAATTTTGCGATAAAATCTATGCCTTTACGCGGGAAGAATTGCAAGATTTGCTGACGCAGGCAGAAAGCTGA
- a CDS encoding class I SAM-dependent DNA methyltransferase: MNSYQALSAYYDRFTEDVGYAEWADFFQALFRREALSPKLILDLACGTGRLTRLMTERGYEMIGADASPEMLMQAMESTMELSPRPLFLNQRMEELDLYGTVDACLCCLDSVNYVTEPAALREAFRRVHLFLEPKTGLFVFDVNTPEKFARIDGQSYVREEEDVFCVWQAAVEDELCAYQFDIFSRENGLWRRAQETHEERVYPLETLRQMLAEAGFADIHTYGDFAFSPVRGGEDRVFFTARKRD, encoded by the coding sequence ATGAATAGCTATCAGGCGCTTTCCGCATACTACGACCGGTTTACGGAGGACGTGGGCTATGCGGAATGGGCGGACTTTTTTCAGGCGCTGTTCCGGCGCGAGGCGCTTTCGCCAAAGCTGATCCTTGATCTGGCGTGCGGCACCGGGCGGCTGACCAGATTGATGACCGAGCGCGGCTATGAAATGATCGGCGCGGACGCTTCTCCGGAAATGCTGATGCAAGCCATGGAAAGCACGATGGAGCTATCGCCACGGCCGCTGTTTTTGAACCAGCGCATGGAGGAGCTTGACCTATACGGCACGGTGGACGCGTGTCTGTGCTGCTTGGATTCGGTCAATTATGTGACCGAGCCCGCGGCCTTGCGCGAAGCGTTTCGCCGCGTACACCTGTTTTTAGAACCAAAGACCGGGCTTTTCGTGTTCGATGTGAACACTCCGGAGAAATTCGCCCGGATCGATGGGCAGAGCTATGTCCGCGAGGAAGAGGACGTGTTCTGCGTGTGGCAGGCTGCCGTGGAGGACGAGCTGTGCGCCTATCAGTTTGATATTTTCTCGCGCGAGAACGGCCTGTGGCGCCGCGCGCAGGAAACGCACGAGGAACGCGTTTATCCGCTGGAAACACTGCGGCAAATGCTGGCCGAAGCGGGCTTTGCCGATATCCATACATACGGCGATTTTGCCTTCTCGCCCGTTCGGGGCGGGGAGGACCGCGTATTTTTTACCGCAAGAAAGAGAGATTAA
- a CDS encoding YerC/YecD family TrpR-related protein, with protein sequence MNKKLKDEDMDILFQGILKLQSVEECYDFFEDLCTIAELRAMVQRFQVARMLDEGRIYSDIVQETGASTATISRVNKCLVYGSDGYRTLLDRLKEDE encoded by the coding sequence TTGAACAAAAAACTGAAGGATGAGGATATGGACATCCTCTTTCAGGGCATTTTGAAGCTGCAATCCGTGGAAGAGTGCTATGATTTTTTTGAGGACCTGTGCACAATCGCCGAGCTGCGCGCGATGGTACAGCGCTTTCAGGTGGCCCGCATGCTGGACGAAGGCCGTATTTATTCCGATATCGTGCAGGAGACCGGCGCTTCCACAGCGACGATCAGCCGCGTGAATAAGTGCCTTGTTTACGGCTCGGACGGCTACCGTACGCTGCTAGACCGGCTGAAGGAAGATGAATAG
- the tnpA gene encoding IS200/IS605 family transposase, with protein sequence MANSLAHTKWVCKYHIVFTPKYRRKIIYKQLRKDIQQIIKDLCKWKGVEIIEGHMMPDHIHLLVSVPPKYSISQFMGYLKGKSAMMIFERHGNLKYKFGSRNFWATGYYVSTVGINTATIQKYIREQDKQDQIEDSLSKKEYVDPFKGSK encoded by the coding sequence ATGGCAAACAGTTTAGCACATACAAAATGGGTATGCAAGTATCACATCGTATTCACACCGAAATATCGAAGGAAAATAATCTATAAGCAGCTGCGAAAAGATATACAGCAAATTATAAAGGATTTGTGCAAGTGGAAGGGTGTGGAAATCATCGAAGGGCATATGATGCCTGACCATATTCATTTACTCGTAAGCGTGCCGCCGAAATACAGTATCTCGCAGTTTATGGGATATTTAAAAGGGAAAAGTGCGATGATGATATTCGAGCGGCATGGGAATTTAAAATATAAATTCGGCAGTCGTAATTTCTGGGCGACTGGATATTATGTGAGCACGGTAGGAATCAATACGGCCACGATTCAAAAATATATCAGGGAGCAAGATAAGCAGGATCAAATCGAAGATAGCTTAAGTAAGAAAGAATATGTTGACCCTTTCAAGGGTAGTAAGTAG
- the fba gene encoding class II fructose-1,6-bisphosphate aldolase — MSLVTSAEMFKKAYHGGYAVGAFNVNNMEIVQGITEACQEQKAPVILQVSKGARAYANHTYLVKMVEAAVKECPDIPIALHLDHGSDFEICKSCIDGGFTSVMFDGSAMPYDENVKVAKQVVEYAHAHGVVVEAELGQLAGVEDDVVAEDHQYTDPAQVEDFVTKTGVDSLAIAIGTSHGAYKFKPGQNPQLRFDILAEVSRRLPEFPIVLHGSSSVPQDMVAKVNQYGGAMPDAIGIPEEMLREAAKGAVCKINIDSDIRLAMTAAIREHMALHPADFDPRQYLKPARQAVKDMVAHKLVNVLGCNGKA, encoded by the coding sequence ATGTCATTAGTTACTTCTGCAGAGATGTTCAAGAAAGCTTATCACGGCGGCTACGCTGTCGGCGCTTTCAATGTGAACAACATGGAGATCGTGCAGGGCATTACCGAAGCTTGTCAGGAGCAGAAGGCTCCCGTTATCCTTCAGGTATCCAAGGGCGCCCGTGCATATGCAAACCACACCTACCTCGTTAAGATGGTAGAGGCCGCTGTCAAGGAGTGCCCGGATATTCCGATCGCGCTGCATCTGGACCACGGCTCTGATTTTGAAATTTGCAAGTCCTGCATCGACGGCGGCTTTACCTCCGTTATGTTCGACGGTTCCGCCATGCCGTACGATGAGAACGTTAAGGTTGCCAAGCAGGTTGTTGAATACGCGCACGCGCACGGCGTTGTCGTAGAGGCCGAGCTCGGCCAGCTCGCCGGCGTTGAGGACGACGTTGTCGCTGAGGATCACCAGTACACTGATCCGGCGCAGGTTGAGGATTTCGTTACCAAGACCGGCGTTGACTCTCTGGCAATCGCGATCGGCACCTCGCACGGCGCTTACAAGTTTAAGCCCGGCCAGAACCCGCAGCTCCGCTTCGACATTCTGGCGGAAGTTTCCCGCCGTCTGCCGGAGTTCCCGATCGTGCTGCACGGTTCCTCCTCTGTTCCGCAGGACATGGTTGCTAAGGTCAACCAGTACGGCGGCGCTATGCCGGACGCTATCGGTATCCCGGAGGAAATGCTCCGCGAGGCTGCCAAGGGCGCGGTCTGCAAGATCAACATCGACTCCGACATCCGTCTGGCCATGACCGCCGCGATCCGCGAGCACATGGCGCTGCATCCGGCGGATTTCGATCCCCGCCAGTACCTGAAGCCTGCCCGTCAGGCCGTCAAGGACATGGTTGCGCACAAGCTCGTCAACGTGCTTGGCTGCAACGGCAAGGCCTAA
- a CDS encoding 6-phosphofructokinase: protein MSELKGACVIGQSGGPTSVINSSVLGALETALDNPSITRVFGMAHGIKGLLNDELYDIDKEDRDELALLRYTPSSALGSCRYKLADPDIDDTDYKRILEIFKKYDIRYFFYNGGNDSMDTCNKVSKYMMKSGYECRVMGIPKTIDNDLFGTDHCPGFSSAAKYIATSCMEIYQDARVYDIGMVCVVEIMGRHAGWLTAAAGLATAQGAGPDLIYLPETDFDMKKFLADVKRIYDEKGNCLVAVSEGIHYADGTFVSEAKTSATDGFGHAQLGGLAAMLADTVKNELGCKVRGIELSLLQRCAAHCASKTDVDESYMAGKAAVENAVAGKTDFMPGFKCTRDANGYKCEIELLPLSEVANTEKKVPREWINEEGNGVTEKFIEYALPLVNGENVGPKVNGLPRFAQLKKIIAKP from the coding sequence ATGAGTGAACTGAAAGGCGCATGCGTCATCGGCCAGTCCGGCGGCCCGACCTCGGTGATCAACTCTTCCGTTCTCGGCGCACTGGAGACTGCGCTGGACAATCCGTCCATCACCCGCGTGTTCGGTATGGCCCACGGCATCAAGGGCCTGTTGAATGACGAACTGTACGACATCGACAAGGAAGATCGCGACGAACTCGCGCTGCTGCGTTATACCCCGTCCTCGGCCCTCGGCTCCTGCCGCTATAAGCTGGCCGATCCCGATATCGACGATACCGATTACAAGCGCATCCTCGAAATCTTCAAGAAGTATGATATTCGCTATTTCTTCTACAACGGCGGCAACGATTCGATGGATACCTGCAACAAGGTTTCCAAGTATATGATGAAGTCCGGCTACGAGTGCCGCGTCATGGGTATCCCGAAGACGATCGACAACGACCTGTTCGGCACCGACCACTGCCCCGGCTTCTCCTCCGCCGCCAAGTATATCGCTACTTCCTGCATGGAGATCTATCAGGACGCGCGCGTATACGACATCGGCATGGTTTGCGTTGTTGAGATCATGGGCCGTCACGCCGGCTGGCTGACCGCCGCCGCCGGTCTTGCGACCGCGCAGGGCGCAGGTCCCGACCTGATCTACCTCCCCGAGACCGACTTCGACATGAAGAAGTTCCTCGCGGACGTAAAGCGCATTTACGACGAGAAGGGCAACTGCCTTGTCGCCGTTTCCGAAGGCATTCACTATGCCGACGGCACCTTCGTTTCCGAAGCGAAAACCTCCGCTACCGACGGCTTCGGCCACGCGCAGCTGGGCGGTCTGGCCGCCATGCTGGCTGACACTGTTAAGAACGAACTCGGCTGCAAGGTTCGCGGCATCGAGCTTTCCCTGCTGCAGCGCTGCGCCGCGCACTGCGCTTCCAAGACCGACGTGGACGAGTCCTATATGGCCGGTAAGGCTGCTGTCGAGAACGCCGTTGCAGGCAAGACCGACTTTATGCCCGGCTTCAAGTGCACCCGTGACGCGAACGGCTACAAGTGCGAGATCGAGCTTCTGCCCCTCTCCGAAGTTGCAAACACCGAAAAGAAGGTTCCGCGCGAGTGGATCAACGAGGAAGGCAACGGCGTGACCGAGAAGTTTATCGAATACGCACTGCCGCTGGTAAACGGCGAAAACGTAGGCCCCAAGGTAAACGGCCTGCCGCGCTTCGCCCAGCTCAAGAAGATCATTGCCAAGCCGTAA
- a CDS encoding RNA polymerase sigma factor encodes MAEDRSLRPDPEMIPQLLDTYGDRLLRLCTLYLRDIHLAEDALQDTMLRAWRARDTFRGDSGAATWITHIAVNVCRDYLRSPWKRRRAPAEELDTLFAPADDPQVDDTLPHAVMSLSRPLREVVILYYYQELKAREIADMLHLPISTVTARLSRAREQLRHTLKGWYYDEE; translated from the coding sequence ATGGCAGAGGACCGATCGCTGCGGCCGGATCCCGAAATGATCCCCCAGCTGCTTGATACGTACGGCGATCGGCTGCTGCGCCTGTGCACGCTCTATCTGCGGGATATCCATCTCGCGGAGGACGCGTTGCAAGATACCATGCTGCGCGCTTGGCGCGCGCGTGATACCTTCCGCGGCGACAGTGGCGCCGCGACCTGGATCACCCATATCGCGGTCAACGTATGCAGGGATTATCTGCGCTCGCCTTGGAAGCGCAGGCGCGCCCCGGCCGAGGAGCTGGATACGTTATTCGCCCCGGCGGACGATCCACAAGTAGACGATACCCTGCCGCATGCCGTCATGAGTCTTTCCCGTCCCCTCCGCGAAGTCGTCATCCTGTACTACTATCAAGAGCTGAAGGCGAGGGAGATCGCCGATATGCTTCACCTGCCCATTTCCACTGTTACCGCGCGTCTCTCCCGCGCGCGGGAGCAACTGCGGCACACACTGAAAGGGTGGTACTACGATGAAGAATAA
- a CDS encoding replication-associated recombination protein A, translated as MEQQTLFGGDATRPLADRLRPQTLDDFFGQTHLLGEGKVLRRLIENDQVSSMIFWGPPGVGKTTLARIIANRTKSSFIDFSAVTSGIKEIREVMKSAEDNRRFGERTIVFVDEIHRFNKAQQDAFLPFVEKGSIILIGATTENPSFEVNGALLSRCKVFVLQSLSADELTGLLRRALTSKRGFGGQQIHLEDDMLGMIAAFANGDARTALSTLEMVVLNGDTEGGVVTVRPETLEQCISKKSLLYDKNGEEHYNIISALHKSMRNSDPDAAVYWLARMLEAGEDPLYVARRVVRFASEDVGMADSRGLEVAVAAYQACHFIGMPECTVHLAHAVTYLSLAPKSNALYMAYESAKKDALQQLAEPVPLVIRNAPTRLMKELHYGAGYQYAHDTEEKLTNMQCLPDSLEGRTYYRPTDQGSEAKYKQRLEQIKAWKKAHRDK; from the coding sequence ATGGAACAGCAGACCCTGTTCGGCGGCGATGCGACAAGGCCCTTGGCCGACCGGCTGCGCCCGCAAACGCTGGACGATTTTTTTGGCCAAACGCATTTGCTTGGCGAAGGCAAGGTTCTGCGGCGGCTGATCGAAAACGATCAGGTATCCTCCATGATCTTCTGGGGCCCGCCCGGCGTTGGTAAAACGACGCTCGCCCGCATTATCGCAAACCGCACCAAGTCCTCTTTTATCGATTTTTCCGCTGTTACCAGCGGCATCAAGGAGATACGCGAGGTCATGAAGAGTGCGGAGGACAACCGCCGTTTTGGCGAGCGTACCATTGTATTTGTCGACGAGATACACCGTTTCAATAAAGCCCAGCAGGACGCCTTCCTCCCCTTTGTGGAAAAGGGCAGCATCATCCTGATCGGCGCGACGACTGAAAACCCTTCGTTCGAGGTAAACGGCGCGCTATTATCCCGCTGCAAGGTGTTTGTGCTGCAATCGCTCTCCGCGGACGAGCTGACCGGTCTGCTTCGCCGCGCGTTGACGAGCAAGCGCGGCTTTGGCGGCCAGCAGATCCACTTGGAGGACGACATGCTCGGCATGATCGCCGCCTTCGCGAACGGCGACGCGCGCACCGCGCTCTCCACCCTTGAAATGGTCGTTTTAAACGGCGATACGGAGGGCGGCGTGGTCACCGTGCGCCCAGAAACGCTGGAACAGTGCATTTCCAAAAAATCGCTTTTATATGATAAAAACGGTGAGGAGCACTATAACATCATCTCCGCGCTGCACAAGTCCATGCGCAACTCCGATCCGGACGCCGCCGTTTACTGGCTTGCCCGCATGCTGGAAGCCGGAGAAGACCCGCTGTACGTCGCCCGCCGCGTCGTCCGCTTTGCAAGCGAGGATGTCGGCATGGCCGATTCGCGCGGGTTGGAGGTCGCCGTTGCCGCCTATCAGGCGTGCCACTTCATCGGCATGCCGGAATGCACCGTGCATTTAGCGCACGCGGTCACGTATTTATCGCTCGCGCCTAAGTCGAACGCCCTCTATATGGCTTACGAAAGCGCGAAGAAAGATGCGCTGCAACAGCTTGCCGAGCCGGTCCCCCTTGTCATCCGCAACGCGCCCACGAGGCTGATGAAGGAACTGCACTACGGCGCGGGCTACCAATACGCGCACGATACCGAGGAAAAGCTGACCAACATGCAATGCCTGCCCGATTCGCTGGAGGGCCGCACCTACTACCGCCCCACCGATCAGGGCTCCGAAGCCAAGTACAAACAGCGTTTGGAACAGATTAAAGCATGGAAAAAAGCGCACCGCGATAAATAG
- a CDS encoding cation:proton antiporter, producing MLSALYEPLTENTSVLIALSLILFSGFLLTRLTKRLHLPNVSGFILAGMIIGPHALGLVPHQIVDRMGFVSDIALAFIAFGVGKFFRKKTLKKTGWGVIVITVMESLLAGVLISLAMYFIFGLPSAFSLLLGAIATATAPASTMMTINQYHAKGEFVDTLLQVAALDDVVCLLAFSVASALVNSHDTGVTAVLDIVLPIVYNLLAICLGFVCGWLLARLLRPTTRSRDNRLILVVAMLLGLSGLCALVDISPLLSCMVFGASYINLTRDKALFHQLNGFTPPVMSIFFIVSGMNLDIRLLGTVGIIGVSYFFIRILGKYGGAYLGARATHAPPEIRKYLGLALIPQAGVAIGLAFLGQRLLPPAIGNMLLTIILASSVLYELIGPACAKLALTLSGAIPKEHLKNPPPHSPDETDDEDLP from the coding sequence ATGTTATCTGCACTTTATGAACCTTTGACAGAAAATACTTCTGTCCTGATCGCACTCAGCCTGATCCTTTTTTCAGGCTTTCTTCTCACACGCCTGACCAAGCGGCTGCATCTGCCCAATGTAAGCGGCTTTATTCTGGCCGGTATGATCATCGGCCCGCATGCGCTCGGCCTCGTGCCCCATCAAATCGTCGACCGTATGGGCTTTGTCAGCGATATTGCTTTGGCCTTTATCGCCTTTGGCGTGGGCAAGTTTTTCCGTAAGAAAACGCTGAAAAAGACCGGCTGGGGCGTTATCGTCATTACTGTGATGGAATCGTTGCTGGCAGGCGTGCTCATTTCGTTGGCAATGTACTTCATTTTCGGCCTGCCCAGCGCTTTTTCCCTGCTGCTCGGCGCGATCGCGACCGCCACCGCGCCCGCCAGCACGATGATGACCATCAACCAATACCACGCGAAGGGCGAATTTGTCGATACGTTGCTGCAAGTGGCCGCGCTGGACGATGTTGTTTGCCTGCTGGCCTTTAGCGTTGCTTCCGCGCTTGTCAACAGCCACGATACCGGCGTAACGGCGGTACTCGATATTGTTTTACCCATTGTTTACAACCTGCTCGCCATCTGCCTCGGTTTTGTTTGCGGCTGGCTGCTCGCGCGGCTGCTTCGCCCGACGACCCGCTCGCGCGATAACCGGCTCATTTTGGTGGTGGCCATGCTGCTCGGTCTTTCCGGCCTGTGCGCGCTGGTCGATATCTCTCCCCTGCTCTCCTGCATGGTGTTTGGTGCATCCTACATCAACCTAACGCGCGACAAGGCGCTGTTCCACCAACTGAACGGCTTCACGCCGCCTGTGATGAGTATTTTCTTCATCGTGTCCGGTATGAATCTGGACATTCGCCTGCTTGGCACGGTGGGCATCATCGGCGTTTCCTATTTCTTCATCCGTATTCTGGGCAAATACGGCGGCGCTTATCTAGGTGCGCGAGCAACGCACGCCCCGCCGGAGATCCGCAAATACCTCGGTCTTGCCCTGATCCCGCAGGCGGGCGTTGCGATCGGCCTTGCGTTTCTCGGCCAGCGGCTGTTGCCACCCGCCATCGGCAACATGCTGCTGACGATCATTCTAGCCTCGTCCGTGCTATACGAACTGATCGGCCCGGCCTGCGCCAAGCTGGCGCTCACCCTCTCCGGCGCGATCCCCAAGGAGCATCTGAAAAACCCGCCCCCCCATTCGCCGGACGAAACAGACGACGAAGACCTGCCATAA
- a CDS encoding M56 family metallopeptidase yields the protein MQVTIFSFLSAILWSSALIVLTYLLRKAKRSSRCFGVFYMFLLYLFSAARMFCPVEVAPSVIVESEKIYPAVYRFLHTKAFAGTSLAISYLSILSILWVAVCCILLIRYVLQYQKTIRGMTRYAALADEKIQQTLERLQTAVHKQVKISVWVCPNIDVPFGLGIFQKRIILPPKEYTDRELRYILLHELMHFNNKDTVVKFMTSLFCIIFWMNPFVYLLKKDLEQTLEIKCDLTVIAHLGAREKAPYLQAIIDSLKRISASNDTLPYTATALLQCAEQAGIEERFRAVMNFRPGKSSKLRQTVLALSTTMVLLTSYVFLPQPKFEAPRSTEKNTIDFDPSTSYILLEGDGEYWLYIKESPYTRLEENEAIFYKNIGFSILKE from the coding sequence ATGCAGGTTACGATATTTTCCTTTTTATCCGCAATTCTTTGGAGCAGCGCGCTGATCGTTCTAACCTATTTGCTTCGAAAAGCAAAAAGATCATCAAGGTGCTTTGGTGTGTTTTATATGTTCCTGCTCTATTTATTCAGCGCGGCGAGAATGTTTTGCCCGGTTGAGGTTGCCCCATCCGTAATCGTCGAGTCGGAAAAGATTTATCCGGCGGTTTATCGTTTTTTACATACGAAAGCTTTTGCAGGTACAAGCCTTGCCATATCGTACCTTTCTATTCTGTCGATCTTGTGGGTTGCGGTTTGCTGCATTCTGCTCATCAGGTATGTGCTTCAATACCAAAAGACCATACGCGGAATGACGCGGTATGCCGCCTTGGCGGATGAAAAAATCCAGCAGACACTTGAGCGCCTGCAAACAGCGGTGCACAAGCAGGTAAAAATCTCTGTCTGGGTTTGTCCCAATATCGATGTGCCGTTCGGTTTGGGTATCTTTCAGAAAAGAATTATTCTGCCTCCAAAAGAATACACGGATCGGGAGCTGCGGTATATCTTGCTACATGAGCTTATGCACTTCAATAATAAAGATACCGTTGTGAAATTTATGACTTCGCTGTTCTGTATCATATTTTGGATGAATCCGTTCGTCTATTTGCTGAAAAAGGATCTGGAGCAAACGCTGGAGATCAAATGTGACCTAACGGTAATTGCGCATTTGGGCGCAAGGGAAAAAGCGCCATATCTGCAAGCGATCATAGACAGCTTAAAGAGGATTTCCGCATCCAATGATACTCTCCCATACACCGCTACAGCGCTTTTGCAGTGTGCGGAGCAAGCCGGAATTGAGGAACGGTTCAGAGCCGTTATGAACTTCAGACCGGGAAAAAGCAGCAAGCTCCGGCAAACTGTTCTTGCGCTGAGCACTACTATGGTGCTTCTGACTTCGTATGTCTTTCTGCCGCAGCCGAAGTTTGAAGCGCCTCGAAGCACCGAGAAGAATACGATAGATTTTGACCCGTCAACTTCCTATATTCTATTAGAAGGAGATGGAGAGTATTGGCTATACATTAAAGAATCCCCATATACCCGTCTGGAGGAGAACGAAGCTATATTTTACAAAAATATTGGATTTTCAATTTTGAAGGAGTGA